One genomic segment of Blastopirellula marina includes these proteins:
- a CDS encoding beta strand repeat-containing protein — translation MKKQTLWKRIFGQNPNKKVKAQQAFQEQFDTKLRFRELEPRVVLDATVDYTLGSDTLTITYTDAGDVTLGRDASGKLEIGGDSISFTAAATADFVGKLNDVGTINIIDNTGKASEFTLVGGVGTDALTGLVSNIMIFNNVDQVNVQDGADFEVSALFWHVTNSGDLDDNTINFDGKLTTSNLTLTASSTSTKSTSVTDTMNGSVTVGTISLQEAVGATGNLSLNLSLGDNHVTGLVANEQEVEIALADKSGNLLLQDINATDLSLTAAGSIFDVASTEVNVSGTASFSADSVSLNSSTIGHNFNKLTLNTTSFASIVETDGFDFTGLSIITGALTVNTGGAIGQTAGSVLRANSIADFTVGDSSAITLNEMANRFEGTVSVTGQTDRAGAVTFYDSNGGFQFGSTLATTLDLTTTGGISQTTDGIDVSGNAVFTTMGANAIVLNSANNAFGANVSATGNGGPAATLTIVDSLGTLTLDDIQTAILNATAINGGITQTGTGIKVTGTSSFTVQDGEDVTLTAGAANNAFGDAISISGASAAAGLVSVFQSTGDLKLGAIDATYLTIALDSGSISQTSAGVHVSKDAQFAVGDMKDILLNNSSNNVFGGELDLLSGVGTAASAAVNNSGTDLLLDQVKLSGDLTVVTNGGITQTNVGATDYVRVGGTSSFTVSNGANVELGTNTNNQFNTVSAQGQSGAAGTVSIADSDNGIILGAINAGTLNVSAATTIGQTAAGVVVTGTSSFTSGDGQDILLGTSGVNSFGDAVSASGATGAAGHVSIIASSGDLKLGAIDSASATLAALDGKIWQTSDGIHVAGNAQFTSGSGKDILLNTSSNNVLGGEVDLIGALGNPSNVALNNSGTGLLLDQVEASGNLTISTNGGITQTMMFATDYVQVGGTSSFTVSDGANIELGANSNNRFNVVNAEGQSGAAGDVLLKDSDGNLTLGDIVATNLTAENTAGGIVLGAIDATNLNVTSATNITQTTDGVKVSGVSKFDVSFMGSITLNEDGNEFNEIWASGSGFLAAVAKFKDSDSAANGITLGKIVVGDLQVTTVGEISDTKDEMLFFGIGTFDGGSLDFTNYTGAGHDFNAITLQIDGDAKFNEDSSLASSKGFGFLGDSSVGGQLEVTTTGIVEQLTGSLKVTGTTKITTPGVIELDEYTNDFQDSITLSGTTVVVYDANEIKLGNVTANSLEVHAKTGDIFQEMGTALDIETTTVARATTGFNVILGNDNDFTGSVSVVGFSNPTDVVLNDVNDLIIADIDSVTLTATAGMSITQQAGTSIKASTSADLTAGTTITLRDVTTPTLSLTAGDTISQEAGTSLLVSGMTMVEVTEGVTVDLSEVTNELGSISVNDSNTMAMPGMEVYAGTVTIYDGGNDNADAMLGTDDDGLTLKNIWADILTVTSAGTEGAIIQESGTAIHADKTGASSTSLTAGSTITTRDITTPMLNLTAGKGISQESGTALIVSGMTTVEVGTGENVDLSNADNDFGSIGVVGTGATAAGDVTIVDADGGIVLKDIIATNLMVTVNDTADVVLIDQMAATSLNVSGMATFVNNTGGNVLITQTGNQLNQVGATALGGIVSIYDAEGGIALKDIVASVLTVTVDDSMNVVNVTQVANTTINVSAGTSIDNKTGGNVDLSNAGNLLNTIFVSAVDMGVRGDVTIRDDDGGLVLASITAANLDVTVNDTMDVVNVTQVSMTKLDVTSMTTVANNTGGDIILANDDNLINQFGATTVRGSVSVVDSDGGIVLKDIVAGNLDVAINDTMDVEHVTQLGGAKLDVTSMTTVTNNTGGNILLGNDNLLNQFGAITDKGGARGDVVVNDVDGGIALKDIVAENLTVTVDDSDDEAVNITQVALSTIDVNSMSMFNNYSSYSVDMVGGDVILANSGNKFFQVGVIAEDPVTKYRGDVTIVDDDGGIALKDVVAGNLDVTVNDTVDIVHVIQVAATSLDVTSMTTVTNNTGGNILLGNDNTLNQFSAITNNGGVRGDVEVNDIDGGIDLKDIVAENLTVTVDDSDDEAVDISQVALATIDVNSMSLFNNYSSYSVDMVGGNVILANSDNKFYQIGVIAEDPVTKYRGDVTIVDDYDGLELKNIVAANLTVTVDDVDDDMVVELKQVALQTVDVSKMTMITNKTGGTVDLSNADNEIAQIMVTSKDELTPAQGDIYINDDANDLLIKNIIGNKLEAVAVGAISQLDGTSIVTQESVSLTSENSTITTGDITTPVLSLTADDDITQSVGTKLTVSMQTNLALTSKATIELLNVGNDLSKNVDLDLDGDDERIWDFEIRNENVDVNTVPTGDFEDVVKKGAVDDLTLEFVKATKLELPEINITDDLRIVIAGDLTQAGDILVGDTALFDAGSMILADDVSGTDLIVYGKATFIADKGDIEVGVKFGVDVDSLDRGKDAGTDVAFGSLNFSADGHHVTISEQEYDQPPYGLVTEGMDLVGDNVAKSAVLRSETDINDTAGSSLTVADLTSLYAENIVLGDSVDRNVDLRILYLQSTADVSIFENNDSNSLAIVDGSEIAGTLAIQTDGHIVQVNEFRTEAPDVIAEPKYNHIFADSALLVSNNGGILLTSTSFKTLAVSAGDTPLFVDADSILDLGTAGIASNSGFIPTGDTLETVLTTDVIDADLPDDNDDPFAVAARADSFVAGDGENYSIVIVDANDMSAGMDANGLVIGKVEDTTGGNVSTVNGIRTNGDDAGHVFVRSLGDGGIDGMNDGTLTFGTTDAGLVVGLANSGVITALARGNLSIATGSWLHVTDGADPDASAFALVSTIEGFTDNPTNKFELPNSTTALVPNEGPAYSRIPGNVDTYVLGTQTGKDSTATIVLDKLGTPGTPDELDFEVTLDFADTTTLQEEFYPQLIDSDTAILHDIPWEFATTNASTVVTLQAYNSPQINLFGNVVDDANFNNLNVIVDQFEIFFLTPIDYVPEMTNFVAPNNPYIAPIIPPEANPTPYASLTEIADDTRVATQIDGVTVVEVDPSDFMEKGEKIELDDDFMTLDAVKEYIQNGVQFPVGLYKIEILYPGSKEPEVYFYWKQDRLDPFDLFSNDTKPVTPRVVELAAANQATAQLSAEEVWAREYDKWFPGVAEQQPMDDLSVPAAEGDAGQMIPSDDDILLERVTTVSLQEIDRMTDRLRAKRSIVRDSLNGAMIGGAALMAAVAAQGRKDDEAPNDHPEGQGPQPEESLDETSLGRLRRRVRQWL, via the coding sequence ATGAAAAAGCAGACCCTCTGGAAGCGTATCTTCGGCCAGAACCCGAACAAGAAGGTCAAGGCGCAACAAGCTTTCCAGGAGCAGTTTGACACGAAGCTGCGTTTTCGCGAGTTGGAGCCCCGCGTCGTGCTCGATGCGACGGTCGACTACACCCTGGGCTCGGATACGCTGACCATCACCTACACGGATGCTGGTGATGTCACTCTGGGGCGCGATGCGAGTGGGAAGTTGGAAATCGGTGGCGATAGTATTTCGTTTACCGCAGCGGCTACGGCGGATTTTGTTGGGAAACTCAATGATGTCGGGACGATTAACATCATCGACAACACCGGAAAGGCTTCCGAGTTCACGCTGGTTGGTGGTGTGGGAACAGATGCCCTGACGGGGCTCGTGTCGAACATCATGATTTTCAACAACGTGGACCAAGTCAATGTCCAGGATGGGGCCGACTTTGAAGTTTCAGCGCTGTTCTGGCACGTCACTAACAGCGGCGATCTGGACGACAACACAATCAACTTTGATGGCAAGTTGACGACAAGTAATTTGACGTTGACCGCATCTTCAACCAGCACCAAGTCAACGTCGGTCACGGACACTATGAACGGGAGTGTCACGGTTGGAACGATCAGTCTGCAAGAGGCGGTCGGTGCAACTGGAAATCTCTCTCTCAACTTGTCCCTGGGGGATAACCACGTCACTGGGCTGGTTGCCAATGAGCAAGAGGTTGAGATCGCGTTGGCCGATAAGAGCGGAAACCTTCTGCTGCAGGACATCAATGCAACCGATCTCTCGCTGACCGCAGCAGGCTCGATTTTCGATGTCGCGTCGACGGAGGTCAACGTATCGGGAACGGCTTCATTCAGCGCTGATAGTGTCAGTCTCAATAGTTCGACCATCGGGCACAATTTTAATAAGCTGACTCTCAATACGACGAGTTTCGCCAGCATCGTCGAAACGGATGGGTTCGATTTCACTGGCCTGTCCATCATCACTGGCGCGTTGACGGTTAATACGGGCGGAGCCATCGGACAAACGGCTGGCAGTGTGCTACGGGCCAACAGCATCGCCGACTTCACCGTGGGTGACTCCAGTGCCATCACGCTCAACGAGATGGCGAACCGATTCGAAGGTACGGTCTCGGTGACCGGGCAAACCGATCGTGCTGGCGCTGTTACTTTCTACGACAGCAATGGCGGCTTCCAGTTCGGCAGTACCCTGGCCACCACGCTCGATTTGACCACGACCGGCGGTATCTCTCAGACAACCGACGGGATCGATGTCTCGGGCAACGCCGTGTTCACCACGATGGGCGCTAATGCGATCGTACTGAACTCCGCCAACAACGCGTTTGGTGCCAACGTTTCGGCGACCGGAAACGGCGGACCTGCCGCAACGCTTACGATCGTTGACTCGCTGGGGACGCTAACACTGGATGATATCCAGACCGCCATCCTAAACGCTACGGCCATCAACGGCGGTATCACTCAGACCGGGACGGGCATTAAAGTCACCGGCACTAGTTCGTTTACCGTGCAAGACGGTGAAGACGTTACTCTGACCGCGGGAGCTGCCAATAACGCCTTCGGTGATGCTATCTCGATAAGTGGAGCTAGTGCTGCTGCCGGACTCGTTAGCGTCTTTCAATCGACCGGTGATCTGAAGCTCGGAGCGATCGATGCCACGTACCTAACGATTGCTCTCGACTCGGGCTCGATTTCGCAAACCAGCGCTGGAGTTCATGTTTCTAAGGACGCGCAGTTTGCCGTGGGCGACATGAAGGATATTTTGCTCAACAACAGCAGCAACAACGTATTTGGCGGGGAACTTGATCTGCTCTCAGGTGTGGGGACTGCTGCCAGCGCCGCTGTGAACAATTCCGGTACAGATCTGTTGTTGGATCAAGTTAAGTTATCGGGCGACCTCACTGTCGTGACCAACGGGGGCATCACGCAAACCAACGTGGGGGCCACCGATTACGTCCGCGTCGGTGGAACTAGTTCGTTCACCGTTTCCAATGGTGCTAATGTCGAACTTGGTACCAATACGAATAACCAGTTCAATACGGTTAGTGCCCAAGGCCAGTCAGGTGCGGCTGGAACGGTATCGATTGCTGATAGCGACAACGGCATCATTCTCGGAGCGATCAACGCTGGCACGTTGAATGTCAGTGCCGCGACCACCATCGGGCAAACGGCAGCGGGTGTCGTCGTTACTGGTACTAGTTCATTCACCAGTGGTGATGGTCAAGACATCTTGTTGGGCACTTCGGGGGTCAACTCCTTCGGAGATGCCGTGTCGGCCAGTGGCGCAACGGGGGCCGCCGGGCACGTATCAATCATTGCCTCGTCAGGCGATCTCAAACTCGGTGCCATCGATTCCGCAAGCGCGACCCTGGCCGCGCTTGACGGCAAAATCTGGCAGACCAGCGATGGCATTCATGTGGCCGGAAATGCCCAGTTTACAAGCGGTTCGGGAAAAGACATTCTTCTCAACACCAGTTCTAACAATGTCCTCGGCGGGGAGGTCGATTTAATTGGGGCATTGGGGAACCCTAGCAATGTTGCCTTGAATAACTCCGGTACAGGCCTCTTGCTGGATCAGGTCGAAGCGAGCGGCAATCTAACCATTAGCACCAACGGTGGCATCACGCAGACCATGATGTTTGCCACTGATTACGTTCAAGTTGGTGGAACGAGTTCGTTTACAGTTTCCGATGGTGCGAACATCGAACTTGGTGCCAATTCGAACAATAGGTTCAACGTTGTAAACGCCGAAGGCCAGTCCGGGGCTGCCGGCGATGTGTTGCTCAAAGATTCGGATGGTAACCTCACGCTCGGCGATATCGTCGCTACGAATCTGACCGCCGAGAATACTGCTGGTGGGATTGTCTTGGGGGCAATCGACGCGACGAACCTGAACGTTACTTCTGCGACGAATATCACACAGACCACAGACGGCGTGAAGGTTTCCGGAGTAAGCAAATTCGACGTAAGTTTTATGGGCAGCATTACGTTGAATGAAGATGGCAACGAATTCAACGAGATCTGGGCGAGCGGTTCCGGTTTCCTCGCCGCTGTCGCTAAGTTTAAAGACAGTGACAGTGCGGCGAATGGGATCACGTTGGGGAAAATTGTGGTCGGGGACCTTCAGGTTACGACCGTCGGTGAGATCTCGGATACCAAAGACGAAATGCTCTTTTTTGGCATAGGCACATTCGATGGTGGAAGCCTGGACTTTACCAACTACACAGGGGCTGGGCACGATTTTAATGCGATTACCCTACAGATCGATGGCGATGCCAAGTTCAATGAAGATTCCAGTTTGGCCTCGTCAAAAGGTTTCGGCTTCTTGGGAGACAGCAGCGTTGGTGGGCAATTGGAAGTAACCACGACAGGAATTGTCGAACAGCTTACCGGATCGCTGAAGGTTACCGGTACCACCAAGATTACGACGCCGGGCGTCATCGAACTCGACGAATACACGAACGATTTCCAGGACAGCATCACACTTTCCGGAACCACAGTCGTCGTCTACGATGCCAATGAGATCAAGCTGGGCAACGTAACCGCCAATTCTTTAGAGGTCCACGCGAAAACGGGCGATATCTTCCAGGAAATGGGAACTGCCCTGGATATCGAAACGACGACGGTTGCCAGGGCCACCACGGGCTTTAACGTTATCCTGGGCAACGACAACGATTTCACGGGATCGGTTTCGGTGGTCGGCTTCAGCAATCCGACCGACGTCGTCCTGAATGACGTGAACGACCTGATCATCGCCGATATCGATTCGGTCACCTTGACGGCGACTGCCGGTATGAGCATCACGCAGCAGGCAGGCACGTCGATTAAAGCTTCGACATCAGCCGACCTGACCGCAGGGACGACGATTACCCTGCGTGATGTCACCACGCCGACGCTGAGCCTGACCGCTGGTGATACCATCAGCCAGGAAGCAGGCACGTCGCTTCTGGTCAGCGGAATGACGATGGTCGAAGTCACCGAAGGAGTGACCGTCGACCTGTCGGAAGTGACGAACGAACTCGGTTCGATCTCGGTGAACGACTCGAACACGATGGCAATGCCTGGCATGGAAGTCTACGCCGGTACGGTCACGATCTACGACGGCGGCAACGACAATGCCGATGCCATGCTCGGCACGGATGATGACGGCCTGACGCTGAAGAATATCTGGGCCGATATCTTGACCGTGACCTCAGCAGGTACGGAAGGTGCGATCATTCAGGAGTCAGGCACTGCGATCCATGCCGACAAGACAGGGGCAAGTTCGACGAGCCTGACGGCAGGCAGCACGATTACAACTCGCGACATCACGACTCCCATGTTGAACCTGACGGCCGGCAAGGGGATCAGTCAGGAATCGGGCACAGCGCTGATTGTCAGTGGCATGACAACGGTCGAGGTCGGTACCGGCGAGAATGTCGATCTGTCCAATGCCGATAACGATTTCGGTTCCATCGGTGTGGTCGGGACAGGTGCCACAGCAGCCGGTGACGTAACGATCGTCGATGCGGATGGTGGCATCGTCTTGAAGGATATCATCGCCACGAACCTGATGGTTACGGTAAACGATACCGCGGACGTGGTTTTGATCGATCAAATGGCGGCGACCTCGCTCAACGTCAGTGGCATGGCGACGTTCGTTAACAATACGGGCGGCAATGTTCTAATCACGCAAACTGGCAATCAGCTCAATCAGGTAGGCGCAACGGCCCTCGGCGGAATCGTCAGTATTTATGATGCCGAAGGTGGTATCGCGCTGAAAGATATCGTTGCATCCGTCCTAACGGTGACTGTCGACGACAGCATGAATGTAGTGAACGTGACGCAAGTCGCCAATACTACGATCAATGTGTCGGCAGGTACCTCGATCGACAATAAAACTGGGGGTAATGTTGACCTTTCCAATGCCGGAAATCTGCTCAACACCATCTTCGTTTCGGCAGTAGACATGGGGGTCCGCGGCGATGTGACGATTCGGGACGATGACGGAGGACTTGTACTCGCTTCGATCACTGCTGCGAATTTAGATGTTACCGTCAACGATACGATGGACGTCGTCAATGTGACCCAGGTCAGCATGACCAAACTTGATGTCACGTCGATGACGACGGTCGCCAACAACACAGGCGGCGACATTATTCTTGCGAACGATGATAACCTAATCAATCAATTCGGCGCGACGACAGTCCGAGGGAGTGTATCGGTCGTTGATAGTGATGGCGGTATCGTGTTGAAAGATATCGTCGCGGGTAATCTGGATGTGGCCATCAACGACACGATGGATGTTGAGCATGTTACCCAACTCGGCGGTGCGAAGCTCGATGTCACGTCGATGACGACGGTCACCAATAACACTGGCGGGAATATTCTTCTCGGGAATGACAACCTCTTAAATCAGTTCGGAGCGATCACCGACAAAGGTGGTGCTCGTGGGGATGTGGTCGTTAATGACGTCGATGGCGGTATCGCCCTGAAAGATATTGTGGCCGAGAATTTGACCGTGACGGTCGACGACTCGGATGACGAAGCTGTCAATATTACGCAAGTAGCGCTGTCAACGATCGATGTCAATTCGATGTCGATGTTCAACAACTATTCAAGCTACAGCGTCGACATGGTAGGCGGGGACGTTATTCTTGCCAATAGTGGAAACAAGTTCTTCCAGGTTGGTGTGATCGCCGAGGATCCCGTCACCAAGTACCGCGGTGATGTGACGATTGTCGACGACGATGGCGGTATCGCATTGAAGGATGTCGTCGCTGGTAATCTGGATGTTACCGTGAACGACACGGTAGACATTGTGCATGTGATCCAGGTCGCCGCTACGTCGCTCGATGTCACGTCGATGACAACGGTCACCAACAACACTGGCGGGAATATTCTTCTTGGGAATGACAACACCTTAAATCAGTTCAGTGCGATTACGAACAACGGTGGAGTTCGTGGGGATGTGGAAGTCAATGACATCGATGGCGGTATCGACCTGAAAGATATTGTGGCCGAGAATTTGACCGTGACGGTCGACGACTCGGATGACGAAGCGGTCGACATTTCGCAAGTAGCTCTGGCAACGATCGATGTCAATTCGATGTCGCTGTTCAACAACTACTCAAGCTACAGCGTCGACATGGTGGGCGGGAACGTCATTCTCGCCAATAGTGATAACAAGTTCTACCAGATTGGTGTGATCGCCGAGGATCCCGTTACCAAGTACCGCGGCGACGTGACGATTGTCGACGACTACGACGGTCTGGAATTGAAGAATATTGTTGCCGCGAATCTCACCGTAACTGTGGATGACGTCGACGACGACATGGTTGTCGAATTGAAGCAGGTCGCCTTGCAAACGGTTGACGTGTCCAAGATGACGATGATCACCAATAAGACGGGTGGTACGGTCGATCTCTCCAACGCGGATAATGAAATCGCCCAGATCATGGTCACCAGCAAAGATGAGTTGACCCCAGCGCAAGGGGATATCTACATCAATGACGATGCCAACGATCTGCTGATCAAAAATATCATCGGCAATAAACTAGAGGCAGTCGCGGTTGGAGCCATTTCTCAATTAGATGGCACGTCTATCGTGACCCAGGAATCGGTGAGCCTGACGTCGGAGAATAGCACGATCACGACAGGCGACATCACGACGCCTGTACTTAGCTTGACGGCTGATGATGATATTACACAGAGTGTCGGAACGAAACTCACGGTTTCGATGCAGACCAACCTCGCGTTGACCAGCAAAGCAACTATCGAACTGCTGAACGTTGGCAACGATCTCTCGAAGAACGTCGATCTTGATCTGGACGGCGATGATGAACGAATCTGGGACTTCGAGATTCGCAACGAGAATGTTGATGTTAACACGGTTCCCACAGGCGACTTCGAAGATGTCGTCAAGAAGGGGGCCGTTGATGACTTGACGCTGGAATTCGTCAAAGCCACGAAGCTGGAATTGCCAGAGATCAATATTACAGACGACCTGCGAATTGTTATCGCTGGGGATCTAACTCAGGCCGGCGATATCCTCGTCGGTGACACAGCTCTTTTTGATGCCGGATCGATGATTCTGGCCGATGATGTCAGCGGTACCGATCTGATTGTCTATGGCAAGGCAACATTTATTGCCGACAAAGGAGACATTGAGGTCGGTGTCAAGTTCGGTGTCGACGTCGATTCCCTGGATCGAGGTAAGGACGCTGGGACCGATGTAGCGTTCGGCTCGTTGAATTTCTCCGCTGACGGGCATCATGTCACCATCTCGGAACAAGAGTACGACCAGCCGCCGTATGGATTGGTCACCGAAGGCATGGACCTGGTTGGCGACAACGTAGCAAAGTCGGCGGTCTTGCGATCTGAAACGGATATCAACGATACGGCAGGTTCTTCGCTCACGGTGGCCGACCTGACGTCTCTCTACGCGGAGAATATCGTCCTGGGAGACAGTGTCGATCGCAACGTTGACCTCCGAATTCTTTACCTTCAGTCGACGGCCGATGTCAGCATCTTCGAGAATAACGACAGCAATAGTTTGGCCATCGTGGATGGATCGGAGATCGCCGGTACCTTGGCCATTCAAACGGATGGGCACATCGTTCAGGTCAATGAGTTCCGTACGGAAGCTCCTGATGTGATTGCGGAACCGAAATACAACCACATCTTTGCCGACAGTGCCCTGCTGGTTTCTAACAATGGCGGTATTCTGCTGACATCGACCAGTTTCAAAACGCTGGCTGTTTCCGCAGGTGATACGCCGCTATTTGTCGACGCAGATAGCATCTTGGATTTAGGGACTGCCGGCATCGCCAGCAATTCTGGATTCATCCCGACGGGCGATACGCTGGAAACGGTTTTGACGACCGACGTTATCGATGCCGACCTGCCAGATGACAACGATGATCCATTTGCAGTGGCAGCTCGAGCTGATTCCTTCGTGGCTGGCGATGGCGAGAACTACTCCATCGTTATCGTGGACGCGAACGACATGTCAGCCGGAATGGATGCCAATGGCTTGGTTATCGGAAAAGTGGAAGACACCACCGGTGGCAATGTGTCGACCGTCAACGGTATTCGAACCAACGGAGACGATGCGGGCCATGTCTTTGTGCGTTCGCTCGGCGACGGTGGCATCGATGGCATGAACGATGGGACGTTGACCTTCGGGACTACGGATGCCGGACTCGTGGTTGGGCTGGCCAACTCAGGCGTCATTACGGCGTTGGCTCGGGGTAATCTGTCGATTGCCACGGGAAGCTGGCTGCACGTTACTGATGGTGCCGATCCAGATGCGTCCGCGTTCGCCCTGGTCTCTACGATCGAAGGCTTCACGGACAACCCTACCAACAAGTTCGAGTTGCCAAATTCCACTACAGCTCTGGTACCGAACGAAGGTCCGGCCTATTCGCGTATCCCAGGTAACGTCGACACGTACGTTCTGGGAACACAGACCGGCAAGGATTCCACCGCAACGATCGTCTTGGACAAGCTCGGTACGCCTGGTACGCCTGACGAATTGGATTTCGAGGTGACGCTGGACTTTGCCGATACGACCACGCTGCAAGAGGAGTTCTATCCACAGCTGATCGATTCGGATACCGCCATCCTGCATGATATCCCATGGGAGTTTGCAACAACGAACGCTTCGACCGTTGTGACGCTCCAAGCTTACAACAGTCCACAGATCAATCTGTTTGGGAATGTCGTTGACGATGCCAATTTCAACAATCTGAACGTCATTGTCGATCAGTTCGAGATCTTCTTCCTCACGCCGATCGACTACGTGCCGGAGATGACTAACTTCGTCGCTCCGAATAACCCATACATCGCACCGATCATTCCTCCCGAAGCAAATCCAACGCCGTATGCCTCTTTGACGGAGATTGCGGACGACACTCGCGTAGCGACCCAGATCGACGGCGTGACGGTCGTGGAAGTCGATCCGAGCGACTTCATGGAGAAGGGTGAGAAGATCGAACTGGATGACGACTTCATGACCCTGGACGCGGTCAAGGAGTACATCCAGAACGGCGTTCAATTCCCGGTGGGGCTCTACAAGATTGAAATTCTCTATCCAGGCTCGAAGGAACCGGAAGTCTACTTCTACTGGAAGCAGGACCGTCTTGATCCGTTCGACCTGTTCAGCAACGATACGAAACCGGTCACACCTCGGGTGGTCGAGCTTGCCGCGGCTAACCAGGCCACGGCTCAGCTTTCCGCTGAAGAGGTATGGGCACGTGAGTATGACAAGTGGTTCCCAGGCGTTGCCGAACAGCAGCCAATGGATGACCTGTCGGTGCCTGCCGCCGAAGGTGATGCCGGCCAAATGATCCCGAGTGACGACGATATCCTCCTAGAGCGTGTCACAACGGTTAGTTTGCAGGAAATCGATCGTATGACCGATCGGTTGCGAGCCAAGCGTTCGATTGTTCGCGACAGCCTGAACGGGGCGATGATCGGTGGTGCGGCCCTCATGGCTGCTGTTGCCGCTCAGGGTCGTAAAGATGATGAGGCACCTAATGATCATCCCGAGGGACAGGGACCGCAGCCAGAGGAATCTTTAGACGAAACTTCTCTCGGTCGACTACGCCGCCGCGTTCGTCAATGGCTATGA